In Spiroplasma chinense, a single window of DNA contains:
- a CDS encoding ATP-binding cassette domain-containing protein, which yields MIKIENLSKKYKAFSLSNVSFDFLKEDLIAFVGDNGSGKTTTIKLIFNLIKKDNGEVYYNNDKLHTNSNLSKIAFFPDSNNIPLELTIIEYMEYIAAITDVEKEEFIIRSENIFKMLNLKEIKKKKLKQLSGGMKKRAVMAGILISKPEFIIFDEPTANLDVEAKIEFIELIKKLHERGVGILITSHIIDELQSIANKLIIIKSGSIVYNEAFDNSKSSIKEIYLKFKDKRESNLKELDKIYE from the coding sequence ATGATTAAAATTGAAAATTTATCTAAAAAATATAAAGCATTTAGTTTATCCAATGTAAGTTTTGATTTTTTAAAAGAAGATTTAATTGCTTTTGTTGGAGATAATGGTTCAGGAAAGACCACAACCATAAAGTTAATTTTTAACTTAATAAAAAAAGATAATGGTGAAGTTTACTATAACAATGATAAATTACATACTAATTCTAATTTATCAAAAATAGCATTTTTTCCAGATTCAAATAACATACCTTTAGAACTTACAATCATCGAGTATATGGAATATATAGCAGCCATCACTGATGTTGAAAAAGAAGAATTCATTATAAGATCTGAGAATATTTTTAAAATGTTAAACTTAAAAGAAATTAAAAAGAAAAAACTAAAACAATTATCTGGAGGAATGAAAAAAAGAGCTGTGATGGCTGGGATTTTAATTTCAAAACCTGAATTTATAATTTTTGATGAACCTACAGCAAATCTTGATGTTGAGGCAAAGATTGAGTTTATTGAACTTATAAAAAAATTACATGAACGAGGAGTTGGCATTTTAATTACCAGTCATATTATTGATGAACTTCAATCAATTGCTAACAAACTTATAATAATTAAAAGTGGAAGTATTGTTTATAATGAAGCTTTTGATAACTCAAAATCAAGTATAAAAGAAATATATTTGAAATTTAAAGATAAAAGAGAATCAAATCTTAAAGAGTTGGATAAAATTTATGAATAG
- a CDS encoding ABC transporter ATP-binding protein, whose amino-acid sequence MIRIENLTKKYKDFSIENISFQILKDELIAFVGDNGAGKTTTIKAIFDLIKRDGGEIYYNNESLFSNSNLTKIAFFPDSNNIPLELTVLDYMEYIAAVTSLGKKEFYARSENILEMLEFRDAKKKKLKNLSAGMKKRAVMAAILVSKPEFIILDEPTANLDVEAKIEFIELIKKLHEKGVGILITSHIIEELQEVANKLIIIKKGKLVFNEKIDNKNISIKEIYLKFKDDKESKLGGLDKIYE is encoded by the coding sequence ATGATTCGTATTGAAAATTTAACAAAAAAATATAAAGACTTTAGTATAGAGAATATATCTTTTCAGATCTTAAAAGATGAACTAATAGCTTTTGTTGGAGATAATGGTGCTGGTAAAACAACCACAATTAAAGCAATTTTCGATTTAATAAAGAGAGATGGGGGAGAAATTTATTATAATAACGAAAGTTTATTTTCAAATTCTAACTTAACAAAAATTGCTTTTTTCCCCGATTCAAATAATATTCCCTTAGAATTAACCGTTTTAGATTATATGGAATATATTGCTGCAGTTACAAGTTTGGGTAAAAAAGAGTTTTATGCTAGATCTGAAAACATTTTGGAAATGTTAGAATTTAGAGATGCTAAAAAGAAAAAGTTAAAAAATTTATCTGCAGGTATGAAAAAGAGAGCTGTAATGGCAGCTATACTAGTTTCTAAACCTGAATTTATAATATTAGATGAGCCAACAGCTAATTTAGATGTTGAGGCAAAGATTGAATTCATAGAACTAATTAAGAAATTACATGAAAAAGGTGTGGGTATTTTAATTACAAGTCATATTATTGAAGAATTACAAGAAGTTGCTAATAAATTAATAATAATTAAAAAAGGTAAATTAGTGTTTAATGAAAAAATAGATAATAAAAATATAAGCATTAAAGAAATTTATTTGAAATTTAAAGATGATAAAGAATCGAAGCTTGGTGGTTTAGACAAAATTTATGAATAA